One Mercurialis annua linkage group LG3, ddMerAnnu1.2, whole genome shotgun sequence DNA window includes the following coding sequences:
- the LOC130015247 gene encoding secreted RxLR effector protein 161-like has translation MDKANPLSTHMVNRSLNVETDPFRPYGENEDILGPEVPYLSAIGKLMYLTNCICPDISFSVNLLARFSSAPTKRHWNGIKHILRHLRGSTDLGLFYSNDSNLELIGYADAGYVSDPHKVKSQTGYVFTSGGTTISWRSQKQTIVATFSNHAELIALHEASRECVWLRSIIQHIQESCGLPVHKSPTVLYELIKNQEIDIQYVQSNNNSSYLFTKKLPTAIFRKHVHNIGMRHLRNT, from the coding sequence ATGGATAAAGCAAATCCTTTAAGTACTCATATGGTTAATCGATCACTGAATGTTGAAACTGATCCATTTCGTCCTTATGGAGAAAATGAGGATATTCTTGGTCCTGAAGTACCATATCTCAGTGCAATCGGAAAACTTATGTATCTTACTAATTGCATTTGTCCTGACATATCCTTTTCTGTCAATTTATTAGCAAGATTTAGTTCAGCTCCCACGAAGAGACATTGGAATGGAATCAAACATATATTGCGTCATCTTCGTGGAAGCACTGATCTTGGTTTATTTTACTCTAACGATTCAAATCTAGAATTGATTGGTTATGCAGATGCAGGTTATGTGTCTGATCCTCATAAGGTTAAGTCTCAAACTGGATATGTATTTACAAGTGGAGGTACTACAATTTCTTGGCGGTCACAGAAACAAACAATTGTAGCCACTTTCTCAAATCATGCTGAACTTATTGCATTACATGAAGCAAGTAGGGAATGTGTGTGGCTCAGATCAATAATACAACACATTCAAGAATCTTGTGGTCTTCCAGTCCATAAAAGTCCAACTGTTCTATATGAACTCataaagaatcaagaaattgACATCCAATATgttcaatcaaataacaattcaTCTTATCTCTTCACGAAGAAACTTCCTACAGCAATATTTAGAAAACATGTTCATAATATTGGAATGCGCCATCTGCGAAATACATGA